Within the Dermacentor silvarum isolate Dsil-2018 chromosome 8, BIME_Dsil_1.4, whole genome shotgun sequence genome, the region TCAGCCAGTTACTTCGCTCACTATAAACAGATGGCGCTTGAACCGTGCCTGTGCTGAGCCACAGACGTATCACTGATACAGATGTGTTTATTTTTAATGTAATATGCCTCCAATAATTTGTGTGCCAAAGCATCTTTGCATCTGCCGAGTATGCTGATGCTAAAAAGACTTGGCTTACACATGCAGGAGCCACAGTGCATAGGCAAATATGCAGTAAGCTTATTCTTGACAGAAAGTTAGTGCTCCCTTATCCTGTTATCATGTCATTCACGCAGTGGCCACTTTGGTCAATAGATACCTTACTGCAAATAAGCGGGATTTCGTACACCACGCAGGCATTATGTGGCCTAGCATGCTTTTGTCCTCACAGGGATGGCTTTTGCGGTACTGAAATGCATGGGCTTAAAGCAGCCAGCGTCTGTGGTGCCGATTCGTTTCGCATCTTATCACACTATAATAAGTGTGTTTCAATATTCACTTTGCCAAATGTCGTCCTTTTACATGCATGAAGCATGTGGTAACGATCGCAGGTGTGAATGGCCAAAGGCAAAAAAACCAAGATGTGGTTGGCACACAGCTGTTGCTTGTTCTTGCTCCCTCTGCAGAAACTCTGTACCTGTTTGGCGGGTGGGATGGCGTGCAGGACCTTGCAGACCTGTGGTCGTACCAGACATCGACAGGCGTGTGGACGTGCTTGTCTAGGGACACCGAAGCTGAGGTGGGTGCTGGCTAAATGCCGCTTGAAAGAGTGCTGCACTCTAAGTTTGCTGTAGAAGCAGCAAGAGAGAAGAGTGCCCTGTAAGAACCTACCCACAAGGCTCAGTTATGTACTGAAGGTTATGTAAATAGGAGCACCAGGTATACTGTTACTCTTCTAGCTAAACCGCTGGCTTATTCACACTCAGGTTTTGCACATAGCTTGCTTGTCATAGTGAGTTGAGTTCAATACCACATTGTGATGAAATGTAacgaggtttgggcccaggaccactcaccaaggaacgcagtCGACCACTCAAgtacacacaaacacagaatctATATTAACAACACAAAGTACAAGCTTGACGATGGACAGGTACTTAAAAGGTATGCTAACTAACACATGCAGTCTTGAAGCTGCTACTAGAGTGTCTGTTGTAGAATATAAAGTCTCTCGGCGTGTGTTCCctttgcgtggagcccgttgacgcgtagaggccaaTGTCGGTctcgaagggtcggctgacggctggacgacatCACCCATGGCatcatgggatctgcagctgcagcagcgacggtagcatACGCAGCCGTGGTAGCCGCGCAACAGCTCTCAGGAACACAGGCCTTTGAGGCTCCCTGAACGAGTTGCCCCTCTCGCCTGGCTCcttggaccagttgcccagcaggaacacaggtccttgcCGTCCGAGGACGGCGTGGTGGGCCGTCTGTGTTCTCTGGACCGGGCATCTAGCGAGAACTGGCTGGCCTTCACTGCCAAGCAGCTCATAACACCGGCACGCACCACGTGCCAcgcgatcacaccacttcgtcatcgcccccgcacggcaaACACTACGCAATGGTTCTTTGTTTTTCGCATGCTTCTGTACATATCGTGACACACATTTTACTTGACTGTTTAATTCTCAATAAATCCTGAAATGCGAGTCCTCTGTGGCAGCACCGCTCAAAGAATACCCGTTTCGCTGCAGTGGAATGGTGGCACAATCTGTTAACGCTACTGTGAAACACGGTGCACACAACATCGGGCAGCATGTTTCGCTGTTGTTGTAACTGAGTTTTAGAGCAACACCATCAGGTAACCTCGTGTGCAGAAGTAACAGACCTTCAGTGCCGGTTTAAGAGTACACTTTTTGCCTCGACTAGCAAACCATTACTGTCATTTCTAACTGACACATTCAGGACACAGGACTACTGCATGAGCAGCAAGGAATGGCACCTGCACCAAGAGGTGATGCACAATCACAATCCAAAAGTTGGTTTCTGTTACTATTGCACCCTAGTGTACAGATGGTGCACTGTTAAAAAAATTTAACGCAGGAGTGCAAGGCAtgtgtgaatttctttctctgtcaAGCATTCAATCACCCAGCTTTACAGCAGATGACTTGTGGTTGGTAGTGCTGGCACCTTTCTAGACCACTGTGCAGTGTATTGGCGTTTTTAGATATCTCTAGTGTTACTGTTCTAAAGTCGTAATATTCTGAAGTGGAATTGATATTCTGAAGTATTGGCATACTTAGCTTCAGCTTACACTTGCAACCTATGCGCTAGCGAAGTGAGGGCTGCACATTGGCATGTTCTTTACCAGTGGGCCACTTTGTATGTTTTAAACGAGGAGCACATTGCTGGGGGGCAACTGTGCGTCCCACACCAGCCAAGTTATGCTCAATCATAATCTCCattacgctctctctctctgtgttgcGGTTGTGGTGCAGGGTGGCCCCAGCGCACGTTCCTGCCACAAGATGTGCCTGGATCCAGAGCGCAAGAAGATCTTCACGCTGGGCCGCTACCTTGACTCCTCTGCGAGAAGCACAGACTGCCTCAAGGTGGGTGAAATATTTTAAGAAATTGAAACATTACCTTAAACTAACTTTAAGCTTGATTGTTttgctttaaaatattttgttTCTGTATGATTGTTCTTAAATGTATTGTCAACATTTAGCTAGTATTGTGCGTAGTAGTACATTCTGTTTTGATTATTTAATAGTGTTATTCTACACCTGTCCTGCTTGTTAATTCCAAGTATTTGTTTGCAGTGTACCTTTATATTTTAATTATATTTATCACTGACATTGACATTTATTGAAGAGATTCCACCTAGCCAGTGGTTGGGGATCCTGATGTGATGACACATTTATGTCTTGTAAAAACTCTAATGAATGAATTAAGAAATGAAATCACCACATCAATATTAATTGATGACATTGTGTggacagtgcagaaaaaaaaaaagaaaaacatagtTCAGGTCGCAGAGCAAGAGATTAGGGCAGAACTTGCTGCTAAGTTTATGGTagggttaattgcaggagtcatgagggaggtagtgcctgagtactgcaccagggaggtcaattcctgttcCGGTGAGGGAGTGagtttgttgaagcttagtgggccttcctaatttggttgcacaggggcaattagagatcgcagggcgattgccttcgttctgcagtggacataaatataggctgatgatgatattgtaGGGCTGAATGAATAAAGCGCAGTCTAGTTGTTTTCAACTTCACGATAATGAAGTTTTTGTATTGAATAACGCAGCATTTGAGCCAAATGACAGCTTTACAGATCTGGGTGGGATGCTTTTTGTAGGTTTCTGCATGACTAGTGGCTCTAAAATTTAGACTTAAGAGTCAGCTATTTTTAAATGTGCAATTTCGTTAAGGGGATCTCAGACAGCAGGACTCTTATGAAATATGTTCTTTGACCTTTTATCATGAACATAAAGAGCAGGGAACTAATGAGCATATCTCATGGTTGAGATAAACATGGGAACCTTCTTCAGATTGTAAGTAGCAATATCTTTGTACTGCCATGTTTTTTGCTATCATGAACACTACATAATGTTGGGATTCTTTCCGATTCTTCTCTTATCCAAGTCCTGAGCTTTGAATGGTAACACATCATTTTGAAGCACTCCTAGATTCTTTTTAAGACCAGTTCTGTTAAGGTGAATGCTCTTATAAGCTTAATAAATTAAGGGACATATGCTTAGCTTCCCTAGATTTATTGTACTTTTGTTAAGCAGAATTACTGGTTATAGGAGCAGATGTCTGAGAACCCTTTATGTTCATGTACACTTGAAAGCAAAGTGTTGTGCTGCAGTGACGATGTCGGTAATAAACATATGTAGCAAGCAGTATTTAACATCTTATAACCAGCTATGCTAATTTTCTTCTAATTTGTTCATGCAGCTGTTCTTGTTGAACATCCCGTAGGCTCATTGTGCCTCAGCTAACTAAACACCGACTAAACCACGATGTGAAAGCTTAGCAGCAGAGCATTTCTTACAACCTCTTGAACATTCACTGCCATGTGTGTGCATTAATGCTGAAGATGTTTTCAATGCAGAGTGACTTCTATGTGTACGACATCGAGAGGAACAAGTGGACGCTCATCACGGATGACACTGCGGCAATGGGTGGTCCAAAGCTCATCTTTGACCATCAGATGTGCATGGATGTGGAGAGAAACACCATATACGTCTTTGGGGGCAAGATCCTCACAAGGTGAActagaaaaaaataattatgcagaTCCCGTGTTATGGTGCCAACTTGGGCCACAGATACCACCGGTGGCAGGTGCAATGCTTTGTTATAGCACCCACCACCTGTAGAGCTTATTTGATTTAGATGCTCATGTTCCAAAGGTGTTGATATTCTATGATGGTTACATAATTTAGAAGCTGTGTTGATGTCTTGCATGTCATGGATTTGCTTGTGTTGAAAAAATTCAGGAGAATGGATTAAGTTGTAGCTTTTTTAAGTGTTGTGCCTAGCACTGCTTTGCACAATGATTAGCTTGGGGCCATATGTTCAGCCAGTGACTTTGAGCAACTGATTGGTTGAAACCAGCATCGGTGGGCAGTCTTCCCATGAATGTAATTTTCACAGCATATTATTTACAAgcgcctccgttgctaggcgaaaCTTGTCTCAGTGgagcatgcgctcgcaaaacTTGATGCGTCGTCACCTCCacaatggaagaaaaaaaatgtccacTCCCAGCATTTTTCTCATCCAGCGCGTATTGGGTTTTCCGAACCCACGTGCTGCAGCGTCCGCTTTCAGCGCCTTGTCGTCTCCTAGCCTACTGTTCACACTGGCGTAAAGGATACatggaaatctaagaatccccagatttcATAATAGTATTAATTCGTAGTACTGAGGCATTGTTAACATCACATGTAAACTGAATAACGATCGATATTCTGAAAAGTTCTGTATTCTGAAGTTTGTGGTACTGTATAACCAGATTTCACTGTATAACCTCAAAAGATGCTCTTGAGAGCCTGAAACCTGGCTTCTTAGCTGTAGCCTTCATGCATATCCTAAAGCTTGAAAATTTGCTCTTATTTAATGCATCATGTGATTTGCACAACCTGCCCTGGTAAAGTTAGCCGAGTAGCTGCCAGGTTTGGACactgttacagtagaacctcgttcatacgttttgggGGGAAAAAAAACATGAGAAAAAATTTACTGAGAAAACCTACAATCCGATCTCCCTAAAACATTTGGCTGACTCagctgtagttgacatctacgtaattcGTTCAGCACAAGACGCTGGCGCGCATCGAGCTGGTAGGACTTGAGCGGCCTGAGACGCATCTTGTCGTTTTATATTGCATAGTGTTTTACAGCAATGGGAAACTGAAACGAAATGGAGCTGGTAGGCGAAGCCAAAATACAATCTGCCAGAATGAAACATAACTCTCACTTCGTGCACCTGCACCagggagcgaaggtgcatttgAGTTTCGCCTATACGCAATACGGCAATATGCCACACAAGCTGTGAAACAGAAAGGTGAAGGTGCTTATCGCAATACAGTCGGCagcaatagctgtgaatgcgacGTGCGACGACCCACGAGAAGATTTGCTGGCATCAGAAGAGGAAACTGAGTGCATGCCGGCATTTTCACATGACACGGGCGGGCGCATACTGCGAGGAAACTGCCCTGGCGAATGCCTACTGCTCTTGATCGCACGTGCCTCAGGCCTCTTCTTATTCACATAGGATCTAGCAGTGGGAAAATGTATCATAAGATCACAGTTTGGCTATGTACTGAATGTTGCTGCCAAAAGATCATGTTTACCGGGTTGGTATTAACTGGTAAAAATTAACTGTAACTGTATTgagtcattttttgtgttctcgattgtGAACGTTGGCGTAGGGCAATCGCACGAAACCGGATTATaccaacgaggttctactgtattcacTGTATAAACCACACTGTTGATGAAGGCCTCGTAATTCAGGTTGGATGAAAGCATTGTGCTGACTCGTGATTTTCTGTATGGATTGTGTGTAAAGTGTGGTGTCCAACAATTTTCCTCCTTACCTTCCCATGCAGTTCTCTTCCTGTGGAAGACAGAGCACTTGAGACTGCATTCAGTGGACTGTTCACATATCATGTGCCAACAAACACGTGGCACAAGCTTCGAGATGATTCACCTAGTAATGGACTTCAAGATGTTCGGGCAAGAATAGGGCACTCAATGTTGTTTCATGAGGTATGTTGTGCAGAACCTTGAAAATGTTGCATAGGATTTATGCACTTGTTATTTCATTGATGAATACAAAGCCAGTGTCCTTTGTAGGATGAGGTGATGCTTGTAAGGCCCAGTAACGTAACACCAGCTATACCAAACAGAGCCAGTCAGTGTATGCCATCTTGCTGGAAGTATAGAAAAATTGCTAAGCAGAGCACGAAATTTTCTGTATGGCCAGAAATAGATAAGATTTCATTATAAACTACTTAATAAGTAACAGGAATACACAAAGAGTGCAAAAATAATGAGACGGATTGTATTAAGTGTCATAATTGCTGAAGGAAATGCATTTTAGGCTAGTACTTATCAGTTCTTTCACTCCAGAAAAGCTATCAGAATTACATTTTATTACTATATACGAAGTTATTACAACATGCaatatacaggaggaggtcctGGCATTAGagactgaattgggacctcctgtacaTGGTATACACAAAAGGAAAAGTAAACTTAGTTATAACAACGACAGTAAAAAAATACAACTATGAAAACAATTATAAAGGCAGCAATTATGAAAACTGTTTTGCACAAATTAAAACAATTACCGTATTTGCATGATTTCAACGCACCCCTTTTTCAAATAAAAGGTGCATTCAAATTTGCATGCGCATTACAATCGTAACTAATTCTACTCAAAATCAAAAACGAAATCGCTtcttactttaaaaaaaaataagttcaATGCAAGGTAGCTGGTCACACTGCCATCAAACAGGGTCCTCTGAAGAAAGCGACGCTTGGAGACACCGCAAGGTGTGTCCATGGTGTGTGAAATGCCCTCCCGGAGACCATGGTTGCACGAACCTTCAAGAAGTGTGGCATTTCTAATGCATGGAACTGAAGATTACTTTCTGTGGCGGGTAGACAGCAAAAAGGAGGTGTCCTCGGACTCTGATAGCAACTAGCCGCTAAGATTCAACTATGTGCATGTCTGTGTTCCTTTGTTCCATAAAAGCATTTCAACACGGTAAGCGTCAACTCAGGTTTCGTTACTTGATGTGCGCTGTAGAATtggcaccatttttttttttttttttttaatgtttgggcGATAATATAACTGTGCGTTACAATCAGTGGCGCGGTAGAATCGTGCAAATATGATAAGCAACAGTTGGAAATGTGAACAGATTGAACAAGAAGTGGGCATGTTTAAACAGTTTCATACGCGATCAATAAGCATGATATATTGAACTCTAATATGTACCAGTGAAAATGCAAATGCATACATTATGTGgcatatacaaaaaaaaattttatgtAAGACTGGGTTGGTTCAAAAGAAACTTTTTTAATTCTGTAATAAATGAGTGTAGTGTCATTAATATTAAAATAAGTGGTAGTGAGTTTCATAATAAAAAGAGCTGAAATGAACAATTTGCTTGCCGTAGTTAGTTCGGACTTAGGGCAAGATGAGGTTCTTCTTAAGAGCAAATCTTGTGCTGTTAGTGTTGTCTAGTAAAGAAGACGGAATGAAAGAAAAGGGATATTGATTGTTGATATAACCAGATACCTAGATTATATTTAATTTGTCGGGATATCGGGGGGgctgccaacggccctctgcctcgacacaccgagccccgcggtaggcgcatgcctgcgcatcaaccgcggtccggtacaagctcgaggaaacaatagacgacaaccacgtgtacactcggaaagcatttattacgactgcaactaacactacgagcaggccagctagctatagttgacatcgctgagggttccctcgaagagaataatacactaggtaaagaagggcttccgacttaccaactggggaaatACGGGCGTCCGCGgcgattgccgcggcaagaacgcggttgactaaccacgtgcgggaatacgggagcagcggcggagacttccgccgtcgccgcttgctggagaccaaagagacccgggtgatatcagcgggatctcacgtgacccacccggtggcgctgatagcgcttgcgattcccgcgcgccgcccgcggaaggaaagtttcccctctcccaactctccctggcacgcatgcgcttgacgcgacgttcgctgctcgtgcggcggttatgggacccgaggattcccacaaatTATGTCGGGCACTGTACGGATAATATGGGCTTGTAATAATTGTTTGGGGTCAGTGTAGCATAAGCTAAATGTTATTATTTTGATAGCTCTGTTGAGACTACATAATGTAAAAACCAGCATACTTTGTGTTGCTTTCACATTTTGCCTTGCGGTTTGCTGGATTGAGCCAACACAGTCACTGTTCAGGAGACAGTGTTTAACTTGAAGGAAAGTCTATTAATGTTTGTCTAGATTAGATAGGTTTAAAACTCATGCATTGCTTTGGCTTCAGGCCTTTTGTTGTTGCCATTCTCACTTATTATGTGCATGTGCTGTTCCCAGAAATCCCGCCTGCTGTACATTTTTGCTGGGCAGCGTTCCAAGGAGTACTTGACAGACTTCTTCACATACAATGTGGATACAGACCAGATGAACATCCTCTGCGATGGCCAGAAAGTGGAAGGTAAAGACCGCAGACTTATTTTTATGGCTTTGTACGCCCTGCACTGGCGCTGCAAGCCACTAGCAGGCCAGCAAGCCACTCGGCGGGTGCTTTGCTTGTGGGTCATTGGCTTGCAGTGTCGATTCATTTCATAACATTTGCACTTCTTTTGCACAGATCCAATGGCAAATGtctttttgtaaatatttgtagtGTGTATGTCTGTAATGACATGCATTTTAATGCCTGATGTGACTTTGTTAGATAGTCAAGGTCTGATAtaatcaaggtttgactgtagttaGTTGTGCTGTGTTTTTTTGCCTATGTTTCTTCATTTGTGGTATCGCGCAATCTTTACTGCAATGCCATGTTAAATTCTCTTCTTGTGCCAGAGGCAGTGCAAGAACACAATATGTTCTGCCATGAAGATTTTTAAAGCACAGGGAAAAGAGTCACCAGCAGCTGGTGCATGAAATTTACCTTGTGAAATATAAAGTGATTTGTAGAGCGCTTGCTCGTGGTGtattgaatgtcattgcagtgtTGAGTCATAGGTCAACGTATTGATAATGTGCAGGTGGAACATTAGAGAACTTGGTGAAGAGTTCACACATAAAGATTGTCTGAACATTAggaatgcgtttttttttttttttttttttttctttcatgcccAGTGCCAGCAGCAGGGTTCACGCAGCGGGCAACCATTGACCCAGAGCTAAACGAGATCCACGTGCTGTCGGGCTCAAACAAAGACAAGGAGAAACGGGAGGACAACGTCAAGAACTCTTTCTGGATCTACGACATCAACCAAAACAAATGGTAAGTGGTCACCTACAAAAGTTGAAGTCAAGCATGATGCAGATGACTCCTTGCATTTTCAGGTCATGCATCTACCACAGCGACTATGGACAACAGGCAACGTCAAAGCAGAGCATGCAGGAACCCTGTCCTCGATTCGCCCATCAACTTGTCTACGATCATGTCAAAAAGGTTGGTTCCTTTTAGCACCTGTTTTTCTAAGCGCACCCCAACTGACCTTGAACAGCTTGAGCATTATTCTATCACATGCACTTGTTCAGATCTTGCAAGTGCCGCGAATTTCAAACACGAGAACAACCCAAAGAAACTCCGGCAGACTTTTGCCTTGGGTAATTTTATAGCTGACATCACCACAGTTACCTTTACCAAATTGGGCTGTGTCGTGACTTCATAACAATGCAGCAGGTCCAGCATATGGAAACTGACTTTATTATTGAATTACAGCTATGTTTTCTAGCCTTGATACTTCCAGGGTGCAATCCCTGTACACCCAAGAGCTATATGATATagtttctttgactttgatcatTTGTATTTGTACTGCATTAAGCCTCAATTTTTTAAGTTATTGATGCAAGTTATTATTTCTACCTCCATTTGCAGGTTCACTACCTCTTTGGTGGCAATCCGGGTCGGCCAAATTCACCAAAAGTCAGACTAGACGACTTTTGGTCACTCCAGGTGACTACTTGTGCTTCTAAGCAGCTCAGCTAATAATTTCTGGGGTTATCTAAAACATTGCCTTTCTTCATTGCACCAGGACAGCGTAGGCTTTAAGAATGTAAGCTTGGTGCTACTCGCAAACATAGTAGAGTTTCTTGTGTCAGCATTGCTGGAAAATCGTGATTAAAGTGTTGAAGAAGAGTTGAAACATTTGAAGTACAACTTCAAGTAACTGGTATAATGAGCAATGTGCTTTGCACACAGGTATTGTATAGCTGAATGTAGGACCACTCTTCTTGTGCCAGAGTATTGAAGTTAACACATTTAACTGTAACTTGCGAGATGCACTTCTAGGCGCATCATGTAACAGATTGTGAAAAGCAAATCTTCCCACTGCTATTGGCAAAAATATTTGTACCCACACAGCTTGTACACAGCTTGCTTCCAGCCTCGACTGCAGGAGAAACCAAAAGGTGCTTAAGTCATTACTTCACTATAACCTCATTATGCATCTTGGCAACTATCTGTTATTcctgtattcgcacgcgtgcacATACTGCAAGTGCACAGCCCTGATGTCTGCAGTGCTTATCTAGTACCTCCACATAGCAAGTTTGCGTGCTTGAGCATGCAATGCTGTGAAGATTGCAGACACTGGAGCTTTTCGTATGGCACTATGCACTCTTAATGCGCGGAGCGCTACAACGAAAGATGGAAGGTGAAAAAGTTGGATAGAGTCTAAGGATTTTGGTGATTTTGACAGTGGCTGCACCCTCTGCTTTTGTTGTTGTACACTGCACTACAAGAATCTGCAATCTTGGCCTACTGCAGCTATGTCGGCCGTCCAAGGAGCAGCTGCTGAGGCGATGTAGACAGCTAGTGCGTCAGCACTGCTTTCGTGAGATCACCTTCGAGGACCCTCTGGCAGCCCTAAGGTACCTCCAGACCGAACTGGCTGATACGGTGGACCACTCCAATGTTGAAGAAGAGAGACAGGTGTGAATGTCCCTGGGTACTTGATCCCTCGACTTGGAACTTCACTTCCTCTGTTGCTTATGTTTCGACACTTGCTTTGAAAAATGTGTCGCATGTGTCAGTTGCCTGCTCCTGAGTTCACTACTACATGACGCTTGCGGTTTAAAGGGCAGTTGAAAGCAGAACTGGCTAACAATACTGGGGTTTAGTATGGATGTTACGataagcgagagagagagagaaaacatccTCTCTGGACTGTTGTACAGGGGTACTAAGGCACACACTGCAGCTTCTGCAGTGCTATTGTGGGGGGCTCAcacataattacataattacaACAGTCCGGAGGGCATCATGGCGATGCCCAGAGAGCTTTTAATGTAAAGGTCTGTAGTACTTGTAGCATAGATACCCAAGAAAGTATATGAGGGGACAGGTACCACTGTAGCTCAATTGGCATAGCATCACATGCGTAATGCAGATGTGTGCTCAGCTTCCACCAGAGGCATGTTGTCTTTTTGTCCACATACGTTTCCCAAGGCCCATACAAGGctcatagaaatgtatgggcacTGGCTGGGACATCTGGTCGGGATTGAATTAACCGATGTCGAATCGTAATTCTAGTGTATCCAGTTAAACCTTGTTAGGTTACAGTCACACTGGATACAGTTGACTTTGGTTAATTCAGTCACGACTGGTCAGCACGCATGCACTGGCTGATCCCAGTGGTAACCCGAATCATGACCCCAATGGCTGCAGCGCCAGTCTTGGCAGCACTAAGGAACACCAAATTAGTCTAATTCACATTATCTCCCACTGAAAATGACAATTTTTGGTCTGCCTATGGCAGTTTGACTCAAGAACAGCAGCTCACAGTGAATAATACCTATCTACGTATTTACCCCATTCCAATGCGTGCCTTTTTTGTAAGAAGAGTGGTCAGAAAAATTCTTGCAAGGGTTACAGTTTGATATGAAACCTAAACCACGCTTGCGATTTAACGAATGTCAACTGTACTGAGTCAagctatgcacgcacatttcaCCAGCAAACTTGTTGAAGCAGCGTCATCTTTCCAGCCATGTTTAACCAATTTCTGCCATTATTGTTAGGTGCACTGACCAATGCCATCAATAATGATGTGCCCATTCGTTTCATTTTCCATGTTCTGCACACTAGTAGTATGTTTCTATTTTATCATGGTTGTCATTGTGCAAGTTCCAGTGCTCCGTCTAATGGTCTTTCCCTGTAAGAGTCACACAGAGTCTTGTACTATTCCAGGCACCATTGTCTTTTAGCACATGTCGGGAGCAGTTAGGAATGGGGAGCATAGCCAAAAGCCACATGGCTATTAGATGATGGACACAAATTGACAGATTGAATTGGTGCTCACCTTACCTGTCTTTCTCTGTATGTGCTATGCTTTGTGCCCACCTTCTATAGCTATgtttcaccaactagcccaagaagaATTACGCCACATGGCCCACAATGTGTTTGTGTCTGATGATGCCTGTAGGATCAGTTTTTGTTGTTCTCTACTTGGTTTTTCAGATGGAATGAGCGAACTTCTTGTGTCTGTTTAGCTGCTCaaggatttctttttttcatctttttttttcccccccagTTTCAGTTGCAAGCATCTAGTCTCTTCAAGCACCCCGACACTGACCGTGACGAGATCACAACAGCAGCGCCTTTAGGAGGTACAGTTAGTCTGTCTGAATTGGGCATGTAATAGTCTAAACTGGCATTCATGCCTACTCTAGAGAGCCATTCAGTAGACCATGTTTGTGTGTTTTGTTTAGTGGGATGGTGAATCCTCGACCACTGTTGTGACTAATATTAACCCTTTGCACTCGTGAGCATTTACTCATTTTGTGGTTCCGGTCAGGAACTACTTCGCTCGTGTTGGAAGCCGTGCAGAAAGAGCCGTTATGTGAACAAACATGTAGTAAGTGTAGTAGTTTAAGCACTTCTTAAACTTTTATTTCCGAGGCTCTTGGACAGTGTACAGCTTCCAGCCAGTATCACATTGAGGATGATCACCACCAGAACTGCCTTCTGTAAAGTCGTCATTAGTGCTTTCTTCAGTACTCTCATCCAAAGATCTTGCTAGTCAACTGATGGTGGAATATGTTTCTCCTTATCACTAAAATAGTTTTCAGATTCACTGTACTCGCACCAATTGCACTGTGTGACTTCCTCGAGCAGTCGGGCCTCGCCACGCGGCTGCTCTACGGGACCTAACAGTGCTGGTGTGCGAGGCCAGGTGACAAACTGTCTCGAGGAAGTCGCGCACAAGTGAACtatggatgtcttttttttttttttacctagtcACTATattgtacatatgtaaatagttATCTTTTACTCTATCCTCTTTCCCCCTCcttctatgtgtgtgtgtatgtgtgtgtgtgtggtatgtggtgcaactgacggtggtcctcGAAGAGGCAGCTAGGACATGTGTcta harbors:
- the LOC119460662 gene encoding muskelin-like isoform X1, giving the protein MASAGCKKLKYSIHKCSSYTGSYLPEMEATVYKNILVDKPGDQYSRWSSDSNYPPQFLILKLERPAIVHTITFGKYEKTHVCNMKKFKIYGGLTDEHMLELLDSGLKNDHLTETFTLKHTINGNQFPSRYIKIVPIQSWGPSFNFSIWHVELQGNEDRDLVMSSLRWFSTYREKEAIRLCLKHFRQKNYSEAFESLQKRTKVQLEDALLTKLHDLLVQKGDFAACEQLLEKAANEGVFNEYLKNEEYRPKWTPILCTDKPEGKNRPGMRGGHQMCIDVQTETLYLFGGWDGVQDLADLWSYQTSTGVWTCLSRDTEAEGGPSARSCHKMCLDPERKKIFTLGRYLDSSARSTDCLKSDFYVYDIERNKWTLITDDTAAMGGPKLIFDHQMCMDVERNTIYVFGGKILTSSLPVEDRALETAFSGLFTYHVPTNTWHKLRDDSPSNGLQDVRARIGHSMLFHEKSRLLYIFAGQRSKEYLTDFFTYNVDTDQMNILCDGQKVEVPAAGFTQRATIDPELNEIHVLSGSNKDKEKREDNVKNSFWIYDINQNKWSCIYHSDYGQQATSKQSMQEPCPRFAHQLVYDHVKKVHYLFGGNPGRPNSPKVRLDDFWSLQLCRPSKEQLLRRCRQLVRQHCFREITFEDPLAALRYLQTELADTVDHSNVEEERQFQLQASSLFKHPDTDRDEITTAAPLGDMGDPDYKFYLRTSLFDTIVEFFPESMTQPKGNLVDLVLL